The Pseudomonas sp. G2-4 genome window below encodes:
- a CDS encoding ZIP family metal transporter, translated as MDTETLAIGSGRMFRYALGSLLLLAGMTLLVAQGLAWLDLEPKLLRALQGGGLCALGTALGAVPVLVIRRMPQAVSDSLLGFGAGVMLAATAFSLIVPGIAAAEQLGLTPWAASGLISFGILLGAFGLYLVDRKVSASPARLIEAPGRPVIAPRIWLFVFAIVAHNIPEGMAVGVSAGGGMPDADSLAMGIALQDVPEGLVIALVLAAAGMSRIKAFLIGAASGLVEPVFALLCAWLVSLAEMLLPLGLALAAGAMLLVVTHEVIPESRRNGHDKLASLGLLVGFCLMMVMDTALA; from the coding sequence ATGGATACTGAAACTCTGGCGATAGGGAGCGGGCGGATGTTCCGCTACGCCTTGGGATCGCTGTTGCTGTTGGCCGGGATGACACTGCTGGTGGCTCAGGGCCTGGCGTGGCTCGACCTGGAGCCGAAACTGTTGCGTGCGCTGCAGGGCGGTGGGCTTTGCGCCTTGGGTACGGCGTTGGGGGCCGTGCCGGTGCTGGTTATCCGGCGCATGCCCCAGGCCGTGAGCGATTCGTTGCTGGGCTTCGGTGCCGGCGTGATGCTGGCCGCCACGGCGTTTTCGCTGATCGTACCGGGCATTGCCGCGGCCGAACAGCTGGGACTCACGCCTTGGGCAGCCAGTGGCCTGATCAGCTTCGGCATCCTGCTAGGGGCCTTCGGGCTGTATCTGGTGGACCGCAAAGTGTCAGCCAGCCCCGCAAGGCTGATAGAGGCGCCCGGACGTCCGGTCATCGCGCCGCGGATCTGGTTGTTCGTGTTTGCCATCGTGGCCCACAACATTCCCGAAGGGATGGCTGTCGGCGTGTCGGCGGGTGGTGGCATGCCCGATGCCGACAGCCTGGCGATGGGGATCGCCTTGCAGGATGTACCGGAAGGACTGGTGATCGCGCTGGTGCTGGCCGCGGCTGGGATGTCGCGGATCAAGGCCTTCCTGATTGGCGCCGCGTCAGGGTTGGTCGAGCCAGTGTTCGCGCTGTTGTGCGCCTGGTTGGTCAGCCTTGCCGAGATGCTGCTGCCCCTGGGGCTGGCGCTGGCGGCCGGGGCGATGTTGCTGGTGGTGACTCATGAGGTCATTCCCGAATCGCGCCGCAATGGCCACGACAAACTGGCGAGCCTGGGATTGCTGGTGGGGTTTTGTCTGATGATGGTGATGGATACGGCGTTGGCGTGA
- a CDS encoding HPr family phosphocarrier protein: MPAREIEIINKLGLHARASAKFVGIAGQFKETTIRVGRTPESLVDGKSIMAMMMLAAGKGTKIHLQTEGDQAQEAMDALVDLINRYFDEGE, translated from the coding sequence ATGCCTGCTCGGGAAATTGAAATCATCAACAAGCTGGGCTTGCATGCCCGTGCGTCGGCCAAGTTCGTCGGGATTGCGGGTCAATTCAAGGAAACCACCATCCGGGTCGGTCGCACGCCGGAGTCTTTGGTCGACGGTAAAAGCATCATGGCGATGATGATGCTCGCAGCCGGCAAGGGCACCAAGATCCATCTGCAAACTGAAGGTGACCAAGCGCAGGAAGCGATGGATGCCCTGGTGGACCTGATCAACAGATACTTCGACGAAGGCGAATAA
- the rapZ gene encoding RNase adapter RapZ, with product MRMIIVSGRSGSGKSTALNVLEDSGYYCIDNLPAGLLPELAERALIHTELAQPLVAVSIDARNLPSHLSRFPELLEEVRSRHIQCDVLYLDADEETLLKRFSETRRRHPLSNASRSLAEAIQDESQLLSPIADLADLKVNTTNLNLYQLRDTIKLRLLNQPEPGTAFLVESFGFKRGMPVDADLVFDVRCLPNPYWKPELREQSGLDQPVIDYLAAQPDVEDMYQDISSYLLKWLPRFAASNRAYVTIAIGCTGGHHRSVYLTERLGQLLQQSLKNVQVRHRDLS from the coding sequence ATGCGCATGATCATTGTCAGTGGCCGCTCCGGCTCCGGTAAAAGCACGGCGCTCAATGTGCTTGAGGACAGCGGCTACTATTGCATCGATAACCTTCCGGCCGGCCTGCTGCCGGAGCTGGCCGAACGCGCCCTGATCCACACTGAGCTGGCGCAACCGCTGGTGGCGGTGTCCATCGATGCACGCAACCTGCCGAGCCATCTGTCGCGCTTTCCAGAATTGCTCGAGGAAGTACGCAGCCGCCATATCCAATGCGATGTGCTGTACCTCGATGCCGATGAAGAGACACTGCTCAAGCGCTTTTCCGAAACCCGTCGACGCCATCCGCTGAGCAACGCCAGCCGCTCCCTGGCAGAGGCCATCCAGGACGAAAGCCAACTGCTGAGCCCGATTGCCGACTTGGCGGACCTGAAAGTCAACACCACGAACCTGAACCTGTATCAGCTACGCGACACCATCAAGTTGCGCCTGCTGAACCAGCCGGAGCCAGGCACCGCGTTCCTGGTGGAGTCGTTCGGTTTCAAGCGTGGCATGCCGGTGGACGCCGACCTGGTGTTCGACGTGCGCTGCCTGCCCAACCCTTATTGGAAACCGGAATTGCGAGAGCAATCCGGGCTCGACCAGCCGGTGATCGACTACCTGGCCGCCCAGCCGGATGTCGAGGACATGTACCAGGATATCTCCAGCTACCTGCTCAAATGGCTGCCCCGCTTTGCCGCGAGCAACCGTGCCTATGTCACGATTGCCATCGGCTGCACCGGTGGTCACCACCGCTCTGTCTACCTGACCGAACGCCTGGGTCAGCTTCTGCAGCAATCCCTGAAGAACGTCCAGGTTCGCCACCGCGACCTCAGCTAA
- the ptsN gene encoding PTS IIA-like nitrogen regulatory protein PtsN — protein sequence MIRLESILTPGRSQVNAPGGSKKKALEQIANLIHREVPDLEMQDVFEALVAREKLGSTGFGNGIAIPHCRLKGCSAPISALLHLEAAIDFDAIDGAPVDLLFVLLVPEAATDAHLELLRQIASMLDRKEVREKLRSAPSNEALYQVVVDEQNGH from the coding sequence ATGATCCGACTAGAATCCATCCTGACCCCCGGCCGTTCCCAAGTGAACGCGCCGGGCGGCAGTAAAAAGAAAGCCCTCGAACAAATCGCCAACCTGATCCACCGCGAAGTGCCGGATCTGGAAATGCAGGACGTCTTCGAGGCCCTGGTTGCCCGTGAAAAACTCGGTTCCACCGGTTTTGGCAACGGCATCGCCATTCCTCACTGCCGCCTCAAGGGGTGTTCCGCGCCAATCAGCGCGCTGTTGCACCTTGAAGCCGCCATAGATTTCGACGCCATCGACGGCGCACCGGTCGACCTGCTGTTCGTACTGCTGGTTCCGGAAGCGGCCACCGATGCGCACCTTGAGCTGCTGCGCCAGATTGCCAGCATGCTGGACCGCAAGGAAGTGCGCGAAAAACTGCGCAGCGCACCGAGCAACGAAGCCTTGTATCAGGTTGTCGTGGACGAACAGAACGGTCATTAA
- the raiA gene encoding ribosome-associated translation inhibitor RaiA gives MQVNISGHQLEVTEPLRTYIGEKLDRLERHFDKITNVQVTMTVEKLLQKIEATLHIPGGEVVANAEHSDMYAAIDLLTDKLDRQLKKHKEKTQSLLQGATGR, from the coding sequence ATGCAAGTCAACATCAGTGGACACCAACTGGAAGTGACCGAACCCCTGCGCACCTATATCGGCGAAAAACTCGACCGATTGGAGAGGCATTTCGACAAGATCACCAATGTGCAAGTCACGATGACCGTCGAGAAGCTGCTGCAGAAAATCGAAGCCACGCTGCATATCCCCGGCGGAGAAGTGGTCGCCAACGCGGAGCATTCAGACATGTATGCCGCGATTGACCTGCTGACCGACAAGCTGGATCGCCAACTTAAAAAGCATAAGGAAAAGACCCAGAGCCTCCTCCAGGGCGCAACCGGTCGTTAA
- a CDS encoding RNA polymerase factor sigma-54, which translates to MKPSLVLRMGQQLTMTPQLQQAIRLLQLSTLDLQQEIQEALESNPMLERQEEGDDFDNTDPLADNVEQKTNTEIPEPSYQEAAPTVDNLEDGEWNERIPNDLPVDTAWEDVYQTSASNLPSSDDDEWDFTTRTSVGESLQSHLLWQLNLAPMSDTDRLIAVTLIDCINNQGYLDETLEEILEAFDPELDIELDEIEAVLHRIQQFEPAGIGARNLGECLLLQLRQLSAKTPWLAEAKRLVTDYIDLLGGRDYSQLMRRMKLKEDELRQVIELVQSLNPRPGSQIESTEPEYVVPDVIVRKHNDRWLVELNQESVPKLRVNAQYAGFVRRADTSADNTFMRNQLQEARWFIKSLQSRNETLMKVATQIVEHQRGFLEYGDEAMKPLVLHDIAEAVGMHESTISRVTTQKFMHTPRGIYELKYFFSSHVSTSEGGECSSTAIRAIIKKLVAAENQKKPLSDSKIAGLLEAQGIQVARRTVAKYRESLGIAPSSERKRLM; encoded by the coding sequence ATGAAACCATCGCTAGTCTTGAGAATGGGCCAGCAGCTGACGATGACACCTCAGCTGCAACAGGCCATCCGCCTGCTCCAATTGTCGACCCTGGACCTGCAACAGGAAATCCAGGAGGCCCTGGAGTCCAATCCGATGCTCGAACGCCAGGAAGAAGGCGACGACTTCGACAACACCGATCCGCTGGCCGACAACGTCGAGCAGAAAACCAATACCGAAATCCCGGAACCCTCCTACCAGGAAGCCGCCCCGACGGTGGATAACCTTGAGGATGGTGAATGGAACGAACGCATCCCCAACGACCTGCCCGTGGACACCGCCTGGGAAGACGTCTACCAGACCAGCGCCAGCAACCTTCCGAGCAGCGATGACGACGAGTGGGACTTCACCACCCGCACCTCCGTCGGCGAGAGCCTGCAAAGCCACCTGCTGTGGCAGCTGAACCTGGCGCCGATGTCCGATACCGATCGCCTGATCGCAGTGACCTTGATCGATTGCATCAACAATCAGGGCTACCTGGACGAGACCCTCGAGGAAATCCTCGAAGCCTTCGACCCCGAGCTGGACATCGAGCTGGACGAGATCGAAGCCGTCCTGCACCGCATCCAGCAATTCGAACCGGCCGGCATCGGCGCCCGCAACCTGGGCGAATGCCTGCTGCTGCAACTGCGCCAGTTATCCGCCAAGACGCCCTGGCTGGCCGAAGCCAAGCGACTGGTCACCGACTACATCGATCTGCTGGGCGGGCGCGACTACAGCCAACTGATGCGCCGCATGAAACTCAAGGAAGATGAGCTGCGCCAGGTGATCGAACTGGTCCAAAGTCTCAACCCGCGCCCTGGCTCGCAGATCGAGTCCACCGAACCCGAATACGTGGTCCCTGACGTGATCGTGCGCAAACACAACGATCGCTGGCTGGTGGAACTCAACCAGGAGTCAGTGCCCAAGCTGCGGGTCAACGCCCAGTACGCCGGGTTCGTCAGGCGCGCCGACACCAGCGCCGACAACACTTTCATGCGCAACCAGTTGCAGGAAGCGCGCTGGTTCATCAAGAGCCTGCAAAGCCGCAACGAAACCCTGATGAAAGTCGCCACCCAGATCGTCGAGCATCAGCGTGGCTTCCTGGAGTACGGCGACGAAGCGATGAAACCGCTGGTCCTGCATGACATCGCCGAGGCGGTGGGCATGCACGAGTCGACGATTTCCCGGGTAACCACCCAGAAGTTCATGCATACCCCAAGGGGTATCTATGAATTGAAATACTTTTTCTCCAGCCACGTCAGCACCTCCGAAGGCGGCGAATGCTCGTCCACGGCCATCCGCGCGATCATCAAAAAACTGGTGGCGGCGGAAAATCAGAAAAAGCCGTTGAGTGACAGCAAGATCGCTGGTTTACTGGAGGCACAAGGCATTCAGGTGGCCCGCCGTACCGTCGCAAAATATCGCGAATCCCTTGGGATCGCACCTTCGAGCGAACGCAAGCGGTTGATGTAA
- the lptB gene encoding LPS export ABC transporter ATP-binding protein: MATLKAQHLAKSYKSRQVVRDVSLSIDSGQIVGLLGPNGAGKTTCFYMIVGLVQADQGRVLIDDLDVSHQPMHGRAKAGIGYLPQEASIFRKLSVADNIMAILETRKELDKAGRRQELESLLQEFHISHIRDNLGMSLSGGERRRVEIARALATSPKFILLDEPFAGVDPISVGDIKQIIHHLKAKGIGVLITDHNVRETLDICETAYIVNDGQLIAEGDSATILANELVKEVYLGHEFRL; the protein is encoded by the coding sequence ATGGCAACTCTGAAAGCTCAGCATCTGGCCAAGAGCTACAAGAGCCGTCAAGTCGTGCGTGATGTCAGCCTGTCTATCGACAGCGGCCAGATCGTCGGCCTGCTCGGCCCCAACGGCGCCGGCAAGACCACCTGTTTCTACATGATCGTCGGCCTGGTCCAGGCCGATCAGGGCCGCGTGCTGATCGACGACCTGGACGTCAGCCACCAGCCCATGCATGGCCGGGCAAAGGCCGGCATCGGCTATCTGCCACAGGAAGCATCGATCTTCCGCAAGCTGTCGGTGGCCGACAACATCATGGCCATCCTCGAAACCCGCAAGGAGCTCGACAAGGCCGGCCGCCGCCAGGAACTGGAAAGCCTCTTGCAGGAATTCCATATCAGCCATATTCGCGACAACCTGGGCATGAGCCTGTCCGGCGGCGAACGTCGTCGCGTGGAAATTGCCCGCGCCCTGGCCACCTCGCCGAAATTTATCCTGCTCGACGAACCGTTCGCCGGCGTGGACCCGATTTCGGTGGGTGACATCAAACAGATCATCCACCACCTCAAGGCCAAGGGGATCGGCGTACTGATCACCGACCACAACGTGCGTGAGACATTGGATATCTGCGAAACCGCCTACATCGTCAATGATGGCCAGTTGATTGCTGAGGGTGACTCCGCCACCATCCTGGCCAACGAGCTGGTCAAGGAAGTGTATCTGGGCCATGAGTTCCGCCTGTAA
- the lptA gene encoding lipopolysaccharide transport periplasmic protein LptA, with amino-acid sequence MKLAKTLPILLSLGAALGSASAWALPNDRDQPIRIQADDAQLDDKNGVATYKGDVIITQGTMKVTGNTVTITRTPAGDIDVVTSVGNLAYFEQLQTAGDTKPVQGYGVTIQYHASQDRVVLIDRAKVVDKDNNVTQGEKIVYDTNKKLASAGRATGSKVTESRPRIDMVIQPKKKTDEQKAQ; translated from the coding sequence ATGAAGCTCGCTAAAACCCTCCCTATTTTGCTCAGTCTGGGCGCAGCACTGGGAAGCGCGAGCGCCTGGGCTCTTCCCAACGATCGCGACCAACCTATCCGCATCCAGGCCGACGACGCCCAACTGGACGACAAGAACGGCGTAGCCACCTACAAGGGCGATGTAATCATCACCCAGGGCACGATGAAGGTCACCGGCAACACTGTGACCATCACCCGTACCCCGGCCGGCGATATCGACGTGGTGACTTCGGTGGGCAACCTGGCCTACTTCGAACAACTCCAGACTGCGGGCGACACCAAGCCTGTGCAAGGCTACGGGGTGACCATCCAGTATCACGCGTCCCAGGACCGTGTCGTACTGATCGACCGCGCCAAGGTCGTCGACAAGGACAACAACGTTACCCAAGGCGAGAAAATCGTCTACGACACCAACAAAAAGCTGGCCAGCGCCGGTCGTGCCACGGGCAGCAAGGTCACTGAGTCCCGCCCTCGCATCGACATGGTGATCCAGCCGAAAAAGAAAACCGACGAGCAGAAGGCCCAGTAA
- the lptC gene encoding LPS export ABC transporter periplasmic protein LptC translates to MLSKKIRTIVVFGSIAAIFAAVGYWNISPERFLDQPAATVEENIDWYATNTHTLQYLPDGKVQYEMTSDKVDHVKATDITLVTKPDLNMFRGTEFPWHVQSLRAEVNSGGTEVELIDSVRVARTDEKNRTTIITSSRMTVFPQREYAQTEQPVRIDGAGGVSTGTGMKAYLKESRIHLLSNVRGQYEAR, encoded by the coding sequence ATGCTGAGCAAGAAGATTCGCACCATTGTGGTGTTCGGCTCTATCGCGGCGATCTTCGCGGCGGTGGGGTATTGGAACATCAGCCCGGAACGGTTTCTCGACCAACCCGCGGCCACGGTCGAAGAAAATATCGACTGGTACGCGACCAACACGCATACCCTGCAATACCTGCCCGATGGCAAAGTGCAGTATGAGATGACGTCCGACAAGGTCGACCATGTAAAGGCCACCGATATTACGCTGGTGACCAAGCCGGACCTGAACATGTTCCGTGGCACAGAGTTTCCGTGGCACGTGCAAAGCCTGCGCGCCGAAGTCAACTCCGGCGGCACCGAAGTGGAACTGATCGATTCGGTACGCGTGGCTCGGACCGATGAGAAAAACCGCACGACCATCATCACCAGCAGTCGCATGACCGTGTTCCCACAGCGAGAATATGCGCAGACCGAGCAACCCGTTAGAATCGACGGCGCCGGGGGTGTATCGACCGGTACCGGAATGAAAGCGTATTTGAAGGAAAGCAGGATACACCTGCTATCGAACGTAAGAGGACAGTATGAAGCTCGCTAA
- a CDS encoding HAD family hydrolase, with protein sequence MNTDLLQRGKAIKLAVFDVDGVLTDGRLYFLEDGSEFKTFNTLDGQGIKMLMAAGVQTAIISGRKTPVVERRAKNLGIPHLYQGREDKLVVLDELLGQLNLSYEQVAYLGDDLPDLPVIRRVGLGMAVANAAAFVREHAHGITTARGGEGAAREFCELILRAQGRLEAANAAYL encoded by the coding sequence ATGAACACAGACCTGCTGCAACGTGGCAAAGCGATCAAACTGGCCGTCTTCGACGTGGACGGCGTGCTGACCGATGGTCGCCTGTACTTCCTGGAAGACGGCAGTGAGTTCAAGACCTTCAACACCCTCGACGGCCAAGGGATCAAGATGCTGATGGCCGCCGGCGTACAGACCGCTATCATCAGCGGTCGCAAGACCCCGGTGGTCGAGCGGCGCGCGAAGAACCTTGGTATCCCGCACCTCTATCAGGGGCGCGAAGACAAACTGGTGGTGCTGGACGAACTTTTGGGCCAACTCAACCTAAGCTATGAACAGGTGGCCTACCTTGGTGACGACCTGCCAGACCTGCCGGTGATTCGCCGGGTCGGCCTGGGCATGGCCGTCGCCAACGCAGCTGCGTTCGTGCGCGAGCACGCCCATGGCATTACTACCGCGCGAGGCGGCGAAGGGGCGGCCCGTGAATTCTGTGAACTGATCCTGCGCGCCCAGGGCCGCCTCGAAGCGGCCAACGCCGCGTACCTGTGA
- a CDS encoding KpsF/GutQ family sugar-phosphate isomerase, translating to MSQSNDLIQSAQRTIRLELEAVQGLLPHIDADFVRACELILASKGRVVVVGMGKSGHVGNKIAATLASTGTTAFFVHPAEASHGDMGMITRDDVILALSNSGSTNEIITLLPLIKRLGIQLISVTGNPDSPLAKAAEVNLNVHVEHEACPLNLAPTSSTTAALVMGDALAVALLEARGFTAEDFAFSHPGGALGRRLLLKVENVMHAGQELPQVQRGTLLKDALMEMTRKGLGMTVVLEADGKLAGIFTDGDLRRTLDRTIDIHSATIDQVMTPHGKTGRAEMLAAEALKIMEDHKISALVVVDDEDRPVGALNMHDLLRAGVM from the coding sequence ATGAGCCAATCCAACGACCTGATTCAATCGGCACAACGTACCATCCGCCTCGAGCTCGAAGCCGTACAAGGCTTGCTGCCCCACATCGACGCTGATTTCGTACGCGCCTGCGAGCTAATCCTGGCCAGCAAGGGCCGCGTGGTCGTGGTTGGCATGGGCAAGTCCGGACACGTCGGCAACAAGATCGCCGCCACCCTGGCCAGCACGGGCACCACGGCATTTTTCGTCCACCCGGCCGAAGCCAGTCATGGTGACATGGGCATGATCACCCGGGACGACGTCATCCTCGCCCTGTCCAACTCCGGCTCTACCAACGAGATCATCACCCTGCTGCCGCTGATCAAGCGACTGGGCATCCAGTTGATCAGCGTCACCGGCAATCCGGATTCGCCCCTGGCCAAGGCCGCCGAAGTGAACCTCAATGTCCATGTCGAACACGAAGCCTGCCCGTTGAACCTGGCGCCAACCTCCTCCACCACCGCGGCACTGGTCATGGGTGATGCCTTGGCCGTCGCCCTGCTGGAAGCCAGGGGGTTCACCGCCGAAGATTTCGCCTTTTCCCACCCGGGTGGCGCCCTGGGCCGCCGCCTGCTGCTGAAAGTCGAAAACGTGATGCATGCCGGGCAGGAGTTGCCGCAGGTACAGCGCGGCACGCTGCTCAAGGACGCGCTCATGGAGATGACTCGCAAGGGCCTGGGCATGACGGTGGTTCTCGAAGCCGACGGCAAGCTCGCCGGGATCTTCACCGACGGCGACCTGCGCCGCACCCTGGACCGCACCATCGATATCCACAGCGCGACCATCGATCAAGTCATGACGCCCCATGGCAAGACAGGCCGTGCCGAGATGCTCGCCGCGGAGGCCTTGAAAATCATGGAAGACCACAAGATCAGCGCCCTGGTGGTGGTCGACGACGAAGACCGCCCGGTGGGCGCCCTGAACATGCACGACTTGCTGCGTGCCGGAGTCATGTAA
- a CDS encoding ATP-binding cassette domain-containing protein → MSADNAYAVELKGLSFKRGTRSIFNDIDIRIPRGKVTGIMGPSGCGKTTLLRLMGAQLRPNAGEVWVNGQNLPELSRGDLFDARKHMGVLFQSGALFTDLDVFENVAFPLRVHTDLPEEMIRDIVLLKLQAVGLRGALDLTPDELSGGMKRRVALARAIALDPKILMYDEPFVGQDPIAMGVLVRLIRLLNDALGITSIVVSHDLAETASIADYIYVVGDGQVLGQGTPQELKDSDNPRIRQFMKGDPDGPVAFHFPATDYRTDLLGKR, encoded by the coding sequence ATGAGTGCCGACAACGCCTACGCGGTCGAGCTGAAGGGGCTGTCCTTCAAGCGAGGGACGCGCAGCATTTTCAATGACATTGATATTCGCATCCCGCGCGGCAAGGTGACCGGCATCATGGGGCCTTCCGGCTGTGGCAAGACCACGCTGCTGCGCCTGATGGGCGCACAACTGCGTCCCAATGCCGGCGAAGTCTGGGTCAATGGCCAGAATCTTCCCGAGCTGTCGCGCGGCGACCTGTTCGATGCGCGCAAACACATGGGCGTGCTGTTCCAGAGTGGGGCGCTGTTTACCGATCTCGACGTCTTCGAGAACGTGGCGTTCCCCCTGCGGGTCCATACCGACCTGCCGGAAGAGATGATCCGCGACATCGTCCTGCTCAAGTTGCAGGCGGTCGGGCTGCGTGGCGCCCTCGATTTGACACCGGACGAACTGTCTGGCGGCATGAAGCGCCGGGTCGCACTGGCGCGGGCGATTGCCCTCGATCCGAAGATCCTCATGTACGACGAACCCTTCGTCGGGCAGGACCCGATCGCCATGGGCGTGCTCGTGCGCCTGATCCGCCTGCTCAACGATGCGCTGGGCATCACCAGCATCGTGGTGTCCCACGATTTGGCTGAAACCGCGAGTATCGCCGACTACATCTATGTCGTCGGCGACGGCCAGGTGCTGGGACAGGGTACGCCTCAGGAGTTGAAGGATTCCGACAACCCGCGCATTCGCCAATTCATGAAGGGTGATCCGGACGGTCCGGTGGCATTCCATTTTCCGGCCACGGATTACCGTACCGATCTGCTGGGGAAGCGCTGA
- the mlaE gene encoding lipid asymmetry maintenance ABC transporter permease subunit MlaE, whose product MRKKSLIERIRLFGRSGIDVVAILGRSSLFLMHALFGRNSTGGGFGLLVKQLHSVGVMSLVIIVVSGIFIGMVLALQGFSILSSYGSEQAVGQMVALTLLRELGPVVTALLFAGRAGSALTAEIGNMKSTEQLSSLEMIGVDPLKYIVAPRLWAGFISLPVLAIIFSVVGIWGGSWVAVDWLGVYEGSYWSNMQNSVDFLDDVLNGVIKSAVFAFVVTWIAVFQGYDCEPTSEGISRATTKTVVYASLAVLGLDFILTALMFGDF is encoded by the coding sequence ATGCGCAAAAAATCACTGATAGAAAGAATTCGCCTGTTCGGCCGTTCCGGCATCGACGTGGTGGCGATACTGGGCCGCTCCTCGTTGTTTCTGATGCACGCCTTGTTTGGGCGCAACTCGACGGGTGGCGGATTTGGCCTGCTGGTCAAGCAGTTGCACTCGGTGGGCGTGATGTCCCTGGTGATCATCGTGGTCTCGGGGATCTTCATCGGTATGGTGCTGGCGCTGCAGGGCTTCAGTATCTTGTCCAGCTACGGTTCGGAGCAGGCGGTCGGGCAGATGGTCGCTCTCACGCTGCTGCGCGAACTCGGGCCCGTGGTGACCGCGCTGTTGTTCGCCGGGCGTGCCGGTTCCGCGCTGACGGCCGAAATCGGTAACATGAAGTCCACCGAGCAGCTTTCCAGCCTGGAAATGATCGGTGTCGACCCGCTCAAGTACATCGTTGCCCCGCGCCTGTGGGCCGGCTTCATTTCCCTGCCGGTGCTGGCGATCATTTTCAGCGTCGTGGGGATCTGGGGTGGCTCGTGGGTCGCCGTCGACTGGTTGGGGGTCTATGAAGGTTCCTACTGGTCCAACATGCAGAACAGCGTCGACTTCCTCGACGATGTGCTCAATGGCGTGATCAAAAGTGCCGTATTCGCTTTCGTGGTGACTTGGATCGCCGTGTTTCAAGGCTATGACTGTGAGCCCACGTCAGAGGGGATCAGCCGTGCCACAACCAAGACCGTGGTGTACGCCTCGCTGGCGGTCCTGGGCCTTGACTTTATTCTGACCGCCTTGATGTTTGGAGATTTCTGA
- the mlaD gene encoding outer membrane lipid asymmetry maintenance protein MlaD → MQNRTLEIGVGLFLLAGILALLLLALRVSGLAPTASTDTYKLYAYFDNIAGLTVRAKVTMAGVTIGKVTAIDLDRDSFTGRVTLQLEKRVDNLPTDSTASILTAGLLGEKYIGISVGGEDKLLQDGGTIHDTQSSLVLEDLIGKFLLNTVSKDAK, encoded by the coding sequence ATGCAAAACCGCACCCTGGAAATCGGTGTCGGCCTTTTCTTGCTGGCTGGCATCCTGGCTTTGCTGCTGCTGGCCCTGCGAGTCAGTGGTCTGGCGCCGACAGCAAGCACCGATACTTATAAACTTTATGCTTATTTTGACAATATCGCCGGTTTGACGGTCAGAGCCAAGGTGACCATGGCCGGTGTAACCATCGGCAAGGTCACGGCAATCGATCTGGACCGTGACAGTTTCACTGGCCGGGTGACGCTGCAGCTGGAAAAGCGCGTGGATAACCTGCCGACTGATTCCACTGCGTCCATTCTCACCGCTGGCTTGCTGGGTGAGAAGTACATCGGTATCAGCGTGGGCGGGGAAGACAAGCTGCTCCAGGATGGTGGGACCATCCACGATACGCAGTCGTCGCTGGTGCTTGAGGACCTGATCGGTAAATTCCTGCTCAATACCGTTAGCAAAGACGCCAAATGA